In Panicum virgatum strain AP13 chromosome 4N, P.virgatum_v5, whole genome shotgun sequence, a single window of DNA contains:
- the LOC120671207 gene encoding protein RICE SALT SENSITIVE 3-like: MEEQLGPVAVTHLLQHTLRSLCTGDAPQWVYAVFWRILPRNYPPPKWDLPGAAYDRTRGNRRNWILAWEDGFCNFAAAAAAAAAPAACCQEVAAAAAYAGDCEAAAAAAAAQEAAKHQPQPPRLQPELFFKMSHDIYNYGEGLMGKVAADHSHKWVFKEPQEHETNLISSWSNPADSHPRTWEAQFQSGIQTIALIAVREGVVQLGSMKKVAEDLSYVVMLRRKFGYLESIPGVLLPHPSTAGVFPGGGGCVGPPPVDIASAGWPPGLMPPPAGPPLELYDPYGAAVAAAGPAAAAAAASMHIMPSMSSLEALLSKLPSVVPAPQAQPPAGGAVPGAAPLDNKEEEEEEQGDYVQCHGMGVASNGGESTSTSAATAAGAATAPIPPYFVDVGGSSNPGEGF; the protein is encoded by the exons atggaGGAGCAGCTGGGCCCGGTGGCGGTGACGCACCTGCTGCAGCACACGCTGCGGAGCCTCTGCACCGGCGACGCGCCGCAGTGGGTCTACGCCGTCTTCTGGCGCATCCTGCCCCGCAACTACCCGCCCCCCAA ATGGGATCTCCCTGGCGCGGCGTACGACCGGACCCGAGGCAACAGGAGGAACTG GATCCTGGCGTGGGAGGACGGGTTCTGCAacttcgcggcggcggcggcggcggcggccgcccctGCCGCGTGCTGccaggaggtggcggcggcggcggcgtacgccGGGGACTgcgaggcagcagcagctgctgctgctgcgcaggAGGCGGCGAAGcaccagccgcagccgccgaggCTGCAGCCAGAGCTCTTCTTCAAGATGTCGCATGACATCTACAACTACGGCGAAGG GCTGATGGGGAAAGTGGCGGCGGACCACAGCcacaagtgggtgttcaaggaGCCCCAGGAGCACGAGACCAACCTCATCTCCTCCTGGAGCAACCCTGCCGACTCT catcCGAGAACGTGGGAGGCGCAGTTCCAGTCCGGAATCCAG ACCATCGCCCTGATCGCTGTCAGGGAGGGCGTCGTGCAGCTCGGCTCCATGAAAAAG GTGGCGGAGGACCTGAGCTACGTCGTGATGCTGCGCCGCAAGTTCGGGTACCTGGAGAGCATCCCGGGGGTGCTGCTGCCGCACCCGTCGACCGCCGGCGTgttcccgggcggcggcgggtgcgtggggccgccgccggtcgaCATCGCCTCCGCGGGGTGGCCGCCGGGCCTGATGCCGCCGCCCGCGGGGCCGCCGCTGGAGCTCTACGACCCCTACGGcgccgcggtggccgccgcggggccggccgcggccgcggccgcggcgtccaTGCACATCATGCCGTCGATGAGCAGCCTCGAGGCGCTGCTCTCCAAGCTGCCCTCGGTCGTGCCGGCCCCGCAGGcgcagccgccggccggcggggccgtgcccggcgcggcgccgctggacaacaaggaggaggaggaggaggagcagggcgaCTACGTGCAGTGCCACGGCATGGGCGTGGCGAGCAACGGCGGCGAGAGCACGAGcacgagcgccgccaccgccgccggcgccgctaccGCCCCGATCCCGCCCTACTTCGTCGACGTGGGCGGCAGTAGTAACCCCGGCGAGGGGTTTTAG